In Dyadobacter sp. NIV53, a single window of DNA contains:
- a CDS encoding thioredoxin family protein — MTVSVANAFDGGKKETKKEDTGIQFTSGSWSEILKKAKAEKKIIFFDAYTTWCGPCKLLQKNVFTRNDVADVFNKNFINVKFDMESGEGPKLAKKYPLEGYPTLFFIDANGKMVEQVTGYQNPETLIKIGKKISQHSAM, encoded by the coding sequence ATGACCGTTTCGGTTGCGAATGCTTTCGACGGAGGTAAAAAGGAAACCAAAAAAGAGGATACCGGAATACAGTTTACATCTGGCTCCTGGTCCGAAATATTGAAAAAAGCGAAAGCGGAGAAAAAAATTATATTCTTTGATGCTTATACTACCTGGTGCGGGCCGTGCAAATTGTTACAGAAAAATGTTTTTACACGTAACGATGTGGCCGATGTTTTCAATAAGAATTTTATCAACGTAAAATTTGACATGGAAAGTGGCGAAGGGCCTAAGCTGGCAAAAAAGTATCCATTAGAAGGTTATCCAACATTGTTTTTTATAGATGCTAACGGAAAAATGGTTGAACAGGTAACCGGCTACCAAAATCCAGAAACACTGATTAAGATCGGCAAAAAGATTTCACAGCATTCTGCTATGTAA